The Cucumis melo cultivar AY chromosome 5, USDA_Cmelo_AY_1.0, whole genome shotgun sequence genome has a segment encoding these proteins:
- the LOC103504150 gene encoding uncharacterized protein LOC103504150 gives MKVAVIGAGINGLISAYVVAKAGVEVVLFEKEEYLGSHHFRTINFDGFDLDLGIMLFNPVRHPNTMALLEDLGVEVEASNMSFSISIDKGRGYEWGTQNGVSSLFAQKKNILDPSFWQMIREIAKFNDEVTEYLKAMENNEGLEQNETLGQFLKSRHYSNVFQTAFLLPMCCSIWLNPIEKVVNFSAVSVFSYLQHHFLLQLFGHPQWLTVKSSSNAYLKKLQKALESAGCQIRTCSKVNSISTTKDGCIVSYGLHCEEIFDQCVIATDAYDALSILGNEATQKETRVLGAFHYVFSDMFLHRDKNFMPQNLNAWSAWNFLGNNTNNYEVCLTYWINVIQNNLGEKSPFFVTINPEQEPRDILFKSSIGHPIPSLSAFKASNELDSIQGNRHVWFCGSYLGSGSHEDGLKAGTIVAQKLLGKNLSLLSSNPNHMAPSLVETGARYLVTRFFARYITIGSLTIMEEGGRIFTFNGIDHKFLPNVVLKVHNPNFYWKIMTRADIGLADAYIDADFSFVDKNEGLLNLVQILIANRDANSSIAKLNKKRGWWTPPLFTASIAYAKYFFRHTLRQNTITQARRNISQHYDLSNELFSLFLDDTMTYSCAIFKREDEDLRVAQLRKISLLIEKAKIDKNHHVLDIGCGWGSLAIELVKQTGCHCTAITLSKEQLKYAEQKVKVLGLQDNIKFHLCDYRQLPNTHKYDRIISCGMLESVGHEFMEDFFGSCESVLVENGLLVLQFISMPDDRYDEHRLSSDFVREYIFPGGCLPSLSRVTTAMAKASRFCVEHLENIGIHYYQTLRCWRKNFEMNKRKILELGFDESFIRTWEYYFDYCAAGFKSRIIGDYQIVFSRAGNVTTFNNPYKGIPSANSLS, from the exons ATGAAGGTGGCGGTGATCGGAGCTGGGATCAACGGTCTGATTTCTGCTTATGTTGTAGCCAAAGCTGGAGTAGAGGTGGTGTTGTTTGAGAAGGAAGAGTACTTAGGCAGCCATCATTTTAGAACAATAAATTTTGATGGCTTTGATTTGGACCTCGGCATCATGCTCTTCAATCCA GTAAGACATCCAAATACAATGGCATTATTAGAGGATTTAGGAGTTGAAGTGGAAGCATCAAATATGTCATTCTCGATAAGTATAGACAAAGGAAGAGGCTATGAATGGGGCACTCAAAATGGTGTTTCAAGTCTTTTTGCGCAAAAAAAGAATATTCTTGACCCATCTTTTTGGCAAATGATTCGAGAAATAGCCAAATTTAACGACGAAGTTACCGA ATATCTTAAAGCAATGGAAAACAATGAAGGATTGGAACAAAATGAAACGTTGGGACAATTTCTGAAGTCAAGGCACTATTCCAATGTTTTTCAAACTGCTTTCCTT CTTCCGATGTGTTGTTCCATTTGGTTAAACCCTATAGAAAAAGTTGTCAACTTTTCAGCTGTCTCAGTGTTTTCGTATCTTCAACATCATTTTCTGCTTCAG TTATTTGGTCATCCACAATGGCTTACTGTCAAATCGAGTTCGAATGCTTATCTAAAGAAG CTACAAAAAGCACTTGAGAGTGCAGGATGTCAAATAAGAACTTGCTCCAAAGTTAATTCCATCTCAACTACCAAAGATG GATGCATTGTAAGCTATGGGCTCCATTGTGAAGAAatatttgatcaatgtgtgatagcAACTGATGCCTATGATGCATTAAGCATATTAGGAAATGAAGCAACACAGAAAGAAACAAGAGTACTTGGGGCTTTCCATTACGTTTTTAg TGATATGTTTCTTCACCGTGACAAAAATTTCATGCCCCAAAACCTAAACGCATGGAGTGCATGGAACTTTCTTGGAAACAATACAAATAATTATGAAGTGTGTTTGACATATTGGATTAATGTAATTCAG AATAATCTAGGAGAAAAGAGTCCTTTTTTTGTAACTATTAATCCAGAACAAGAGCCAAGAGACATCTTGTTTAAATCCTCAATTGGCCATCCAATTCCATCTCTTAGTGCATTCAAAGCCTCAAACGAGCTTGATAGTATTCAAGGCAACAGACATGTTTGGTTTTGTGGATCATATTTAG GTTCTGGCTCACACGAAGATGGGTTAAAG GCCGGTACCATAGTAGCACAAAAACTTCTTGgaaaaaatctctctcttttGAGTAGTAATCCAAATCATATGGCGCCTTCTTTGGTAGAAACCGGAGCACGTTATCTAGTCACTAGATTTTTTGCACGATATATAACTATCGGATCCTTAAC TATAATGGAGGAAGGTGGTAGAATATTTACCTTTAATGGAATTGATCACAAATTCCTTCCAAATGTTGTTTTGAAAGTTCACAACCCCAATTTTTATTGGAAG ATTATGACAAGAGCTGATATAGGGCTTGCAGATGCATATATTGATGCAGATTTTTCTTTTGTCGATAAGAACGAAGGTCTTCTTAATCTTGTTCAG ATTCTCATAGCTAATAGAGATGCAAACTCTTCGATTGCAAAACTAAATAAGAAAAG GGGATGGTGGACACCTCCATTATTCACAGCTAGTATTGCCTATGCAAAGTATTTCTTTCGACATACTTTAAGACAAAATACTATTACTCAAGCTCGAAGAAATATCTCTCAACACTATGATTtg AGCAATGAgctattttctcttttcttggaTGACACAATGACATACTCATGCGCTATCTTTAAG aGGGAAGATGAAGATTTGAGGGTTGCACAACTTAGAAAAATTTCTCTTCTTATAGAAAAG GCAAAAATTGATAAGAACCATCATGTCCTAGACATTGGGTGTGGCTGGGGAAGCCTTGCTATTGAACTTGTCAAACAAACTGGATGTCACTGTACCGCCATTACTTTGTCTAAAGAACAACTAAAATATGCTGAACAGAAAGTCAAAGTTCTTGGCCTTCAG GATAACATCAAATTTCATCTTTGTGATTATCGACAATTGCCAAATACTCACAAATACGATAGAATTATATCATG CGGGATGCTGGAATCTGTTGGACACGAATTTATGGAAGATTTTTTTGGTTCATGTGAATCCGTATTAGTAGAAAATGGTCTTCTAGTTCTACAG TTCATATCGATGCCGGATGATCGTTATGATGAGCATCGACTAAGTTCAGATTTTGTGAGGGAATATATATTTCCAGGAGGATGTCTTCCATCACTAAGTAGGGTAACAACTGCCATGGCTAAAGCATCTAGATTTTG TGTGGAACACTTGGAAAATATTGGTATTCATTACTATCAAACATTGAGGTGTTGGAGAAAGAATTTTGAAATGAATAAGAG GAAGATACTTGAACTCGGTTTTGATGAAAGTTTTATAAGGACTTGGGaatattattttgattattgtGCTGCTGGTTTTAAATCTCGCATTATCGGAGATTATCAG ATAGTATTTTCAAGGGCTGGTAATGTTACAACATTCAACAATCCATACAAAGGAATACCTTCAGCAAATTCACTTTCTTAA